In one Longimicrobiales bacterium genomic region, the following are encoded:
- a CDS encoding PqqD family protein, protein MQAVNDYPRPREHVLTQTSGDMLVLLDGRGGEYFSLDEVGSRVWALCDGTRSRDDIVRQLCAEYDIDERTMRADLDELLDDLVDAKLLTSGD, encoded by the coding sequence ATGCAGGCTGTGAACGACTATCCCAGGCCGCGCGAGCACGTCCTCACGCAGACGTCCGGAGACATGCTCGTCCTGCTCGACGGGCGCGGCGGTGAGTACTTCTCGCTCGACGAAGTCGGCAGCCGGGTGTGGGCACTCTGCGACGGCACCCGTTCGCGGGACGACATCGTGCGCCAACTCTGCGCCGAGTACGACATCGACGAGCGAACCATGCGTGCGGACCTGGACGAGCTGCTCGACGATCTCGTGGACGCGAAACTGCTGACGTCCGGTGACTGA